One window of Papaver somniferum cultivar HN1 chromosome 9, ASM357369v1, whole genome shotgun sequence genomic DNA carries:
- the LOC113312632 gene encoding uncharacterized protein LOC113312632: MKGSFSTSSAVEKIRNKEPKLHWPDQIWKRFLHPSIASNVWKIQQGVYTDDEKLIKKGYSLASKCCICQQNQDSMEHLLWSCSFSKHIWQWLVTVFQFQIPTSFSDILNFAKHKSSIIKQAWITVACAAMRELWFQKNKLIHENIPPDLENFKRRIMSLVFYGGYRMTVGNPCVAGFGVIARCHESQVIGTVSGGTGVVTTYIADDLAIVWAVEWAVKLQCTKILIISHSLTVMEDAKKGVTPWCLQSRWMKAKKEITEIIYEQCYKEVNFSTIELAKQGARLPQGSVAVINGKPSSLSHVEIPGRKYYRLC; the protein is encoded by the exons ATGAAAGGTTCCTTTTCTACATCATCTGCAGTTGAGAAAATCAGAAACAAGGAACCAAAATTACATTGGCCTGATCAAATTTGGAAAAGATTTCTACATCCAAGCATTGCTAGTAATGTATGGAAAATTCAACAAGGGGTGTACACTGATGATGAAAAGCTAATCAAGAAAGGCTATTCTCTTGCTTCTAAATGTTGTATCTGTCAGCAAAATCAAGATAGTATGGAGCATCTCCTGTGGTCTTGCAGTTTCAGCAAGCATATATGGCAATGGTTAGTCACCGTTTTTCAATTCCAAATACCTACTTCCTTTTCTGATATTCTCAATTTTGCAAAACATAAGAGCTCAATTATCAAGCAAGCATGGATAACTGTAGCATGTGCAGCAATGAGGGAACTgtggtttcaaaaaaataaacttATTCATGAAAACATTCCTCCAGATTTGGAAAATTTTAAAAGAAGAATCATGAGCCTGGTTTTCTATGGAGGTTACAGAATGACAG TTGGTAATCCATGTGTGGCTGGTTTTGGTGTAATTGCTAGATGTCATGAAAGTCAGGTTATTGGCACTGTCTCAGGTGGAACTGGTGTAGTTACTACTTATATAGCTGATGATTTAGCTATTGTGTGGGCTGTAGAATGGGCAGTAAAGTTACAATGTACCAAAATCCTCATCATATCTCACTCTCTGACAGTAATGGAAGATGCTAAAAAAGGTGTGACGCCTTGGTGTTTACAATCAAGATGGATGAAAGCCAAAAAGGAAATTACTGAAATTATCTATGAACAATGTTATAAAGAAGTGAATTTTTCAACAATTGAGCTTGCTAAACAAGGTGCAAGACTACCTCAGGGGTCTGTGGCAGTTATAAATGGGAAGCCTTCATCTCTATCTCATGTTGAAATACCAGGAAGAAAGTACTACAGATTATGTTAG